The genomic region CGCGGTGCTGCTGGCTTTCATCGCGGTCGCCACCTGGGAATCGTTCAGTCACGCGCAAGATATCGTAGACAGCGAGGCGGACTACGTCGGCAGCATCTATCGCGACACACAGGGACTGCCTCCCGCCGTGGGCCAGTCGATCCGTGACGACCTGCAGGAATACGTCACAGCCATCGTCAACCAGGAATGGCCAGTGCAACGCGAGGGGAACACTCCTGACCAGGGCTGGGCGCCACTGCGCAAACTGCACTCCTCCATCGTAACCATTGAGCCGACGACGATGGGCCAGGAGGTCATACAGGGTGAGCTGCTTAAGGTGTTGAACGAACTCTATAGCGCGCGGGCCAGCCGCCTCTCGGCCGTGCAAGGGCACATTCCGGACGTCGTCTGGTGGATCATTTTTTTCGGCGGCGTCATTACGGTTGGTTTCACCTACTTGT from Candidatus Binataceae bacterium harbors:
- a CDS encoding DUF4239 domain-containing protein, with the protein product MIADWIYNNPTWLWGTILVGLAAVIGGLGLLVVHRLVHIEVRRAHNELAGFLVAVISVTYAVLLAFIAVATWESFSHAQDIVDSEADYVGSIYRDTQGLPPAVGQSIRDDLQEYVTAIVNQEWPVQREGNTPDQGWAPLRKLHSSIVTIEPTTMGQEVIQGELLKVLNELYSARASRLSAVQGHIPDVVWWIIFFGGVITVGFTYLFGFHDFRMHVVMTMTVAASLALVVVLIVALDWPFRGEVSISPDAYIKTQKSWGDLPFKTQLGRTGDAPEAVRK